ttCCCAAACTACATTTTCCATGTACAAAATATGTGTCACGTGTGTTTAACATGTGCAAAAATACATCAGGTTCCatgtgaaatgtgtgtttttgctaaCTTACCAAATAGTTATGTTCAGGGTAAAAACACCTGATCTATACCTTTCTAACATGTCGCCGTGCGGTGACTGGTCCTCTTTATGACGCGTGTCCCACATGACGGATGTGAGATGTGATGTTTATTGTGTTCAGGAGAATCCGGTGTTTCTTACCTTCACATACAGAGAGATTTCGTAGTCCTGGTCCTGAGGTGAGCTGCTCTCCATCCTGCGATGGGAGATCAGTCTGACCTCCTCCATCCTCTCTGGGATCACCTCCTCCCGCTGGGGGAGGTATGAGTGTCCATCCTCTAACAGCACCACTCGTTTTTTCTTCACTCGctcatctttcttctttggcAGGGATTCATCTTTCATCACTGACTTCAGCTCCTTGATCCAGTCTTTTTTTGGAGAACATCTCTCTTCTGGCGTTGCGTCGGGTTTTATCCgttctttctttcctctctcaGTCTCCCAGATGTCCTTTTTAACAGGGCGGAGTTCTTTTCTCCAGTCCTTCACctctgttgctgtttcttcCTCTGGTTCTTCCTTCTTAATCCAGTCGTTATCCTTTCTTCTGGGTGACAACACTTTTGTTTTTGACCATCCTTCTTTTTCCAGTGTCTGAGGCTGCTGgcacaaaatcccattttccATGGCCTGCTTCAATCCTTTGACTTTTCCGTTTATATCCAACTCTGCCTCTTTgctctctttgtctttctctaTCTTCTCATACTTATTTTGTTTAACTTCCTTCgccatcttttcttttccagtttgtttctcctcctttccttcctctgcCGTTCCAACATCCGGCGTTTCTTCTTGCAGCTTCTGACCCTTCTGAACTTCCGAGTCATCCTTGGCGTCTCCAGCTGGTGTTGAGATGGCAGCAGGAATCTGTTCTGCAGGTTGTATGCCTGGCATCTCCTCTATCTCTTCAATCTCATCATCTAAAACAGTTACGGGATCTTCTGCCAACTCCACTTCTCCATCCATGTCttcatcctctcctcctctcccatCCATTTCTTCTACAGGCTGCTGTGTGATGATGTTTCTCCAATCGGTCACCAGATGTCTGAAGAACTGCAGAGGATGTTCTTGCGTATCTCTTCCCTGATCTGTTGTGGACTGACATCCTTGTGGTGGGACCTCTGCTGATGTGTGGCGGAGGTCTTCTTCTTCATGACTTTCCTTCAGTTCAGAAGTCTCCTCCTTCTGTTTGTCTGCAGGAACTTCTTTTTCATGGACCACCACTGCTTCTGGAGGAACATCTGAGTCCAGGTTTTCTTCCTCCCATTCAAGATCATCTTGTTCTCTTTGTTCGGCCTCTGACTCTCTGATTTCTTCGCCTGCTGTCATCTCGCCTCCATCCATCACTGTTGACGTCTCAACCTGATGAATTTGAGCTTCCTCTTGCTTCCTCTCCTCAGCCCCTTCCTCTGAATTATCTTCAGAAGTTACAAGATTTTCCAGCTCTGGTTGACTTGCTTCACTGAATCCatttaaaacatcatcatcatcctcaccttCAGTGCAATTCTGCCACATGATGCTATCATCAACAGACTCCTGAATCACAGAGTCTAAGCTCTCTGGATCATCTTGATGGTCTGAGGTCATTGTGGTTGGTTCCTGGGTATCAGCAGGTTCCCGGTCTGGACTTGCATCTGGAGTTTGGGATGGATTAAGTTCAATGTTGGCTTGTTTGTTTCTCGTTGTGTCAACAGAGATGTTGTTTGGTGTTCGGCCTTCATCGTCTCCAGCTTCTTCATTAGGAAACAACAGCTCCTCAGCAGGAGGCCCAGAAGCACCAAGATCCTGATGAAGTTCTTTGTCACTGGTGTCTTCATCCATCTTTTCCTCCATCACTTTATTGCTTACTATTTCTTTGTCTCCTTCACCTCTTCTTTCTTCTAGCTGCCCTTCATGTATGCCTAATGTCTCCTGGAGAACTTTATTAACATCTGATGTTGTAGCCAAGACATCCTCACTTTCTTCTGCCTCCTGCTGCTCTTCATCCCCCTCTTCCACTCCTCCACCCTGTCTTGTTTCTCCATTTGAGATTGTGGACACTTTTTTAATCGTCCCCATCTTGTTGTCACTTGTTCCTCTATGTTTAGCCTCAGATTGCTCCTGTTCATCTTCAACCATCATCAGATCATCTTCACCTACCTCCTCAGCTAGTTCcacctcctcatcttcctcaacTCCCTCCTTCCCTTCTCTAGCTCCCTGGGTATCCAGATCCGAACAAACGGCCAGCGGGCTGTGGACGACGGCTCCGTTAGGGTCCGGGTTCTGGCAGGAGCTTGGCTGAGCCATGAGGGGATTTTACTCGCTGCCCAGATTTTCAAGATTTCCAGTTTATAAAGATGAGTTCCAGAAAAGGTTGAAGATTGAAGATTTTGGAGATATTAAGACTAAAAGGTTCTCCCGTTTAGGTCCAGAAGGGGAAAAGCAGAGTTTCTGGAAATTCTCAGGTTCCAGTAACAGTCAAAGTAAAACCTGCATTTCTGAGGTCCGGAAAGGATCCTGATCCTGGAAGTTTCTCTCACTGCGATGATTCCCGAATGAGTCTGAGATTCCAGATTAATGTTACTTCTGATAATCATCCAAACGAcgtgaagaaaacaaactttgagATTTTACTTACAAAGATCTACACGATCGACCCTCGAGGTGAAGCACACACACTCGATTCTTGCAGCGTTCTGGTTTCAGATCTGTGTTAGAAATCAGTATAAACTtgctctctcgctctctctctctttcacccCCCTCGCTGTTCTCAGGGGATTAAACGAAGACTGATCTCCACATGACCAGAGGCTTAAACCCCTCTGCCACCCAGGGACCAGCACCACTTCACTCGGACTTTCTTAAACACCCAAACACAGTCTGACTTGACCCCCTTGTCCAGGTTTACTTTCAGCCCCGACTCAGAATTTATCCTGTTTGCTTTTACCTGTTTTTTAGAGCAATTATTATTCtaatctttaattttatttgtaataaagaAATGTTGATCCATGAATTCACTCaaactaaaatatgtttttctctctgaagcTGACGAGGAATACATAAATAATGACAACTGAATTTTTTGTCTGCCACAACGGGTCAGTGTTTGGTTTTCAGATATTAGCATGGCTGAGGCAGAATGACCTGAATCTGAAATGGAAATCATTCATTTATGTGAAACATTTCTATTGTTATTCCATTATTAAGCAGAATAGCAGAACCAGTTATtaaaccagctcccagtttggcttcaggaagcaggcTCCCTCTCTACCGTTCAGATCAGACTttaaactttccttcctgatggCTTGGTGACACTTATCCatccctttagtcctgctgctagaggccgaggctgctgggggacgtcccatgatgcacttttttttctcctcgccccttcttcttcttcttttaatgaaaaatagaacctgaatgatgatgatgatgatgatgatgatgattaacaTATGTGGTAATAGGGGTAGTACTGTTATTACTCAAGAATGCacaatttattatatatatatatatatatatatatatgatcttattattatataattatattattattattattattccatgTATGATTTGCACAATGTGAATATTTCCAGTGATTTTGTAATAACGTCTGAAATATTTCTCATGATATTATTTTGGTCCAGAAATGttaaaattgaaaaaacaaagtttgttaaaAGAGTGAAAAAGAAGACGTTACAGAGAAATTCTGATAATGGTAAATAATGGTAActatcatttaaaagaaaattgcatttttttagaTACATATATAAAGTCAGCAGTCATGCTTGTGATAGAGAATCATCATACAGGTTTAGCTTAAAGACCTGGGACCTTTCTTAGATTTAAACACGCTGGAGAGATTATGTTTTGAAGACAGAGGGACTGCTGTATGGAGGACTGAAgctgccaaaataaaaaataaatacagagctAAAAACATGGCTCAATAAAAAGATTGGTGTCCCACTAGctcaataaagaaataaataaaaaataacatttaaaaatttgtttttctatttagaAATCCATAAACATGACacaatttatatttcttttgttattttcaactgttttaaattagttttttgttaatattcctatttatttactgttcCACGTCCTTTTCAGTTccatttatgtatatatttggtgattattttaatgaagttttttttcctcctgtaattatatgtctgtatttatttctgtattattttccttttatatctTCTTATCACcaaatttatttctgtatttatatttccatctaacattttatttattgatttgtttaaacttttatttaattcacaGTCATACACGTCCTTGTTATTTCCAATCTTGCATTTTCTTCATCTATTTGTTTTTCCAAGCATATTTATTACTATCTGTGGACCAGGACAGGAAGAAGCTAAACAGTGACTCGGAGGATGGTTCTTTGAATTTTAGTTGTGATCCTCAGTGGACATgcacagaacatttaaaagagTTTTAATCTCAACAATCCAGGCAACATTCTCTAAGCATCACAGCCAGCTTTACCAGAACCTTCAACCTGTGCacgtctgcagctggaacatcctcTCAGTTACTGCATCCATACCAAACCAAATCAGTAACTATGTGATTTTTCAGGTAAAAGAGCAACATGCCGAAGAGCTTGTACAGTCTCCTGTTAAAAGTCAGCCATTTCTGCCAGGGTTCTATTGGCTTAAAACCTTCATTTCCCTTCTGAGGCCACATGCAGCAGAGCCAGCCAGACAAGATCAGCTGCACAGCTCTCCCTGCACTAACAGACTTTGACCTGTTCGGTGTTGATTGACCAGCAAGTAAGGATCTAGCCCCAAGACACGACTTGAAAGACCCCCTCCTTTACATAATAAGGCAGAAAtgcatacagaaatgtaaaaaggagacacagaaataaatacgATTATCAAACAAATACAGGAAGACAATGCAAGATTGGAAAAGGTGAGGATGTAAATATgactgtgaataaaaatgtggcaataaataaaataaaatcttagaagaaaataaaatgcagaaataaataattttggggataaagaaatgaaaaagggaaaatatacagaaataaatataagcttaaaaataaagaatctaaaatcaccaaataaataaaacttaaacgGTCAAAAATATGAAAGCTGATCTCCATTTGACCAGAAGTAATGTTTCATAggtttcttaatggaaaaactgttttaaatttttttgtataatttattgggacatcaatttatttattgagacatttttatttttctgtatttacatttaattttggcGGTTTCAGTCTTCCATAGAAATAGAGTATAAATGAATGTTCTACAAATCgtgtataaattaataaatataaatcgtttatataaatatatattcatatttaaaacatgttaaacaaaaatagaaatcaaaattaaaatatacaCATTTCAAAGTGACTTgtttaattctttcttttaattattgttgtttgGGTCACTTCAGCAACCCCGGGGAGTTCCGGGTTAATGGCGTGCTGAGCGGACGCGTTACTCAGAGCTCTACACGAGTCCCGACGTTAAAAGTGCAACAAAGTCAACTCCACAGAAAATTTAACTGCAAAACTTTGGttgggaaaatgaatcaaagaaAGGACGCACAGGTATCTAAAAAAGCGCTGTTTAAACCTCGCATATCAGAAAGCTCCGAGCACAGCTACTCCACGCCAATGGAAGCGGCTAATGCTATTAGCAAAAGAGACAGAGAAGTCAACACGCCAACTAATACTCCTGAAAAAGCACAAGCAGGAAAGAAAGCTAAAAATATCAGCGGCGAAACCGTTCCGGACGAAGCAGTCGGGTCAATTCTTGAAGCTTTAGAGGCTTTAGGAACGCGTGTTGATAACCGTCTGGATGACATCAGCAGCcagctccagcagcacagcACCATGCTAGCCACGATTGCAAAGACGGTACAGATCAACTCGGAAGATATTGAAAAGTGCAAGAACAAGGTTAAAACTCTGGAGGCACAAGTAGAGATTCTTCAAAAGGAAAAGATTGAAATGAAGGAGTTTTTGACCAACCAAGAAAGATACAAACGAAGATGGTGCCTGCGCATCAAaggcaaaaaggaaaaaggcaaAGAAGACATCAGGGCTGAAGTTGTGGAACTGTTAAAGAAAATTTTACCGGAGCAGGCGGAAAAGATGGAAGACGCCGTTGACGTTGTTCACCGTGTGGGGAGGCCAGCAGAAAACCTTCACAGACAAGTAATAATCCTCTTCTCCAAGCGAAGTGTAAGAGATGAAGTGTGGAAGCAAACAAAGTCTTCACGGATCTGCAAGGAAGAAGGAATTAGGTTTGCAGAAGACCTGACCCAGGAGGACTGGAGATCCAGGCAGGCGCTGTGGCCGAGGATTGAGAAGGCAAGAAAGGAGGGTAAGGCTGCTGGCTTCAGAGGACCCTTTGCCTACATTGAAGGAAAGCGTATCTCAGACTGAAATGATGGCAGTATACTTGATTTATGTAGAAGATTCGTAGTGGAGAAATTAAACACCGGTTTGTTCATGGGACTCATCTCAAAGGTTACTACTCTACCTCCTAGGACCTAAGGTATattcttctgtgtgtgtgttctattGTTATGGTTTATAATGCATTCAGGGTTAGATTTAAAGACTGAGATTTCTTTTTCATCGTTTAATGTGAGAGGGCTCAAAGACTCCTTAAAGcgtaaagctgtttttttgttttgcaaaggGAAAAAGGCTaacgttttttttcttcaagagaCACATTCTGAATCAACAGATGAGAAGTTTTGGACTCAACAATGGGGCGACAAAATAATCTTCAGTCATGGAACCAACCGTTGTGCGGGAGTAGCTATCTGTTTTTGGAGATGTCCAGGCAAGATTATAACTCAGGACACAGATAAAGATGGACACTGGGCAGCATGTGTCATGGATATTGATAacagtttgtttattgttgttaatGTTTATGGATACAATAAcgatcagaaaaacaaacagctattACAGCAGGTCACATCAGTCATTGAGAAGCTACAACAAAATTATCCCACTCAACATGTTGCCGTTGCGGGTGATTTTAATTTAACGCCAGATGAGTGGCTGGACAGATACCCATCAAAATATTCACAGGCAACTTTAAATCCAGTTATGCGAAACTTTATGAATGAATGCAGACTTACTGATGCTTGGAGATATTTTAATCCTAACATCAGGCAGTATGCTTGGTTTAAACCGAATGGACAGGCAAGATCAAGAATTGATTATTGGTTAGTTACAGACTCCATACTTGAACACAGTACAGAGGCCAGTATCTCCTGTAGTCCTTCAAGTGATCACCATATTGTGAACCTCCGTCTAGCCACAAAAGGCTATAGGAAGAAATTTAAAGGTTATTGGAAATTTAACTCCAACTTGCTTAAAAAGGATGAATAtagtgaaaacataaaaaaaataattgaagatgttaaaaataatgaaaatttaCTTACAGCTATACAAAAATGGGAATTCCTCAAATTCTCGGTAAGGAAATTCTCTATTTCCTATagtaaaaaattacaaaaagagaaacaattggaagaaactaaattaatttcagACTTAATCTCATACTACCACAAATCTGACTGGAATGAGGATGACAAAACAAATATCAACATCTTACAATCTAAATTGGatgaattttatcaaaataaagCACAGGGAGCCTATATACGTTCAAGGGCAAGATGGATAGAggagggtgaaaaaaaaaattcatattttttcaaattagaaaagcaaagacaggaaaaaaatgcaattcacAATCTCATGTTCAACGGTGAGGAATGTTCAGACATAAAACAAATATCGGAAGAAGTTAAGAAATTTTACAGCACTCTCTTTACATCGTCATACTCAAAACAAGACTCAGAATCATTATTAAGAAGAATCCAAGATAAGATCCCCACCATTAATGAGacatttagaaatatttgtgaAGAAGATTTCCGAATAGATGAATTTGACTGTGTTATAAAAAATATAGCATCAGACAAAGCCCCTGGATCAGATGGCATAACAGCTaacttttataaatttttttggGCAGACATAAAAATGTTGTTGTTTGAGGCAATTATGGAAAGTATTAAGCAAAAAGAACTAATGACAACAATGAAGCAGGGAGTCATCACTTTAATACCTAAACGAGGAAAAGGTAAGAGATACCTTAATAATCTAAGACCAATTACACTTTTAAATACAGATTATAAAATATTCACTAAAGTTCTAGCCGCTAGATTAAAAGAAGGTCTATCAGATATTATTAGTTCTACTCAATCTGGTTTTCTTAAAGGTAGATCTATTCATAATAATATTCGTTTAGTTTTAGATCTAATTGAATATGCCCACTTAATTGATGATGATGGCTTTATCTTATTTCTGGATTTTCAGAAAGCCTTCGATTCGATGGAACATGCCTTTATTTTTGAAACGCTTAAACATTTAGGCTTTGGTGGGAAGTTTTTGGATGTCATCAAAATGTTGTATACAGATATTAACAGTTGCGTCTCTTTAAGCGAAGGGACATGTCCAAGATTTCCCATTAAAAGAGGTATTAGGCAAGGCTGTAGTGTGTCACCACTCCTGTTCATCACGGTTACAGAGCTCTTAGCTATCCTCATAAGCAGCTCTAGTATTCAAGGTCTTCAAATTATGAACCAAAATATCATCATAAGTCAGcttgcagatgacaccaccatttttttaaaaaacaaagaccagATCCCACTAGCCATTCAAACAGTGGAAATGTTCTCCAAAGCCTCGGGCCTAAAACTAAACTTGGAAAAATGTGAATTGATGAGCCTCCATAGTTGCCCTCAGTCATCGCTAAATAACATATCAGTCAAACTGGAGGTTCGATACCTGGGTATTTGGGTAACAAAAAATGAAGGCATTAGTGTCAAactaaatattgaaaataatctaaataaatgtaaactgatATTAAACAACTGGTCACAGAGGGACCTAACTATCTTTGGCAGGACCCTTCTTACCAAAATGGAGACTTTATCTAGAATTATCTACCCTGCATACTCCTTAGCTATTCCCCccaaaattattaaagaaatcaataaattaaattttaactttatttggaGAAACAGACatcattacataaaaaaaggaaatgttgtTAAAAGTTATGAAGATGGAGGAATCAAAGCAATAGACTTTGAAATTATGAATGGTGTGTTAAAACTTAAATGGCTACAATCCTTTATTAGAAATAAGCAGGAGATCTGGTTTGCTGTTCCATCCCTAGTATTTAGTAAAGTTGGAGGTGTTGAATTCCTGTTAAGATGCGATTTTGATATTCCTAAGTTGCCTATAAAATTATCTGCCTTTTACCAACAGGTCTTGTTAAACTGGAAATTAGCATACAAACACAACTTTAGTCCCCACAATGTGCCATTTTGGAATAACAGAGTTGTTCTACACAGAAGAAAGTCCATGTTTATGGAAATCTGGATGGAGAAGCAAATTTGGTCAATAGGTCATTTATTGGATGAGAGCGGTAATATTTATACTTATGAAGATTTTATCAATAAATACAATCTAACATGTACAAAAAGTGAATATGTCAAAATACTTAATATAATTCCGAATGCATTTATCCAGCTCgttaaaaataattatgaatCCAAACCAGTAATTAAATTACAGAGCATCAATATTGATGGATTGGATCTACTacacaaaaactgtaacaatAGCTACCTAAGacaacatttaacaaaacaaatgtatcCTGAGAGAGTAAAAAGGAAATTTATGGAGACCTTCGGGAAAAAAGATCATTCAAAACTAATGTCAAAATTTCTAAGGTTTGTTCTCCCACCGAAACACAAAGAAGTACACTTCAAAACCTTACATGATATCTATCCGTCTAATGATTTCATAAGGCATAGATTTAAAATTGATGGTAACAACTGTTACATATGCAATGAACTTGAAACAACAGACCACTTATTTTTCTCCTGCCCATCTGTTAAAACACTGTGGGATTCTCTGTATAACCTCCTGACCTCTAAATCCATAAACATAGACCCCTTCTCCGCCCAAACTATCTTATTTGGATAAATATCcaaaaataaaactcatgaaTATATTACTAACAACcttattattatgttaaaattttatataCATAAATGCAGATTTGGCAAATCTAAGCCTATATGGTCTATATTTACACAGGAACTACAACTGTTTATTATCTCCttggaaaagattaaaagacCACATGCTAGAGATCTTTACTGTCACTTGTCGAAATTAATATAGCCCTCTCTGTataatttaagtaaaatgataTATATTTTCGTTTAtgccctcttttttctttctctttctttgtggtttctttTTTGGTTATCTTGTGTTAAATTCTTGTGAtctattcttcttttttgttatacCTGCTTATGGACATGGTTCTTGTATGCAATGGCATATACTGTTATATAATAGCAATTGGAATACTGTGAAATTTAGACCCATTGCACTTGTGTataatttgtaaaatatatatatacttatatgtatatataacttctgttttttatagCCAGGAGGTATGATTTTGTTTACAATCATTATGTTCATCTGCTTTATTGTCTTGAGTATGTCACGTATCGTGTATAattctcaataaaaaaaaaaaaaacttcagcaaCCCGGAAACGCTATACCTgacgtcacttcctgtttcctctgCCTTATGCTAACTGCCCCTGTGAAAACCGTGGTTCTGCTGCCCGTAGAGGAGCTTGATCCGCCCGAATTCCGGACAACGTTTAGAAGCTCAGGGTGGTGTTTAGAGACGGAGAGGCAGAGCAGACGGGGGTCGGGTCAGCTGTTTTCCTGTCCACCTGTTAGCAGCAGCTGTTAGCAGCTTAGAGCAGCTTTACCGCTCTTAGGTCTGCCGGCTGTTTGGACGGAACCACAGAGCTTTTTAACCCAGCTTAGCATGAAATAACTCCTCCACCTTTTGTCGGTGAGTACCGTCAGAACCCTGCAGAACTCGTCCTCAGACCCGCAGCTGAAGGTGGTCTCTGTTTATGTGGATGTTTATTTCAGTAAACGGTAGTTGGAGATGCAGCAGGCGGTGACCGGCGGGGAGGAGGCGGCCACGGTGGATGTCCAGTTCACCGACCTGCCGAACGCGCTGATCGCCTGTAAAGTCCCGGAGGATCTGTTCGACGACGGTGGCCTGAAGGTAACTGAAACTCCCTAAACCTGTCTCGTCTTTGGATGTTTGTAAGCTCTGAAGGTGATGACTTCTTCTGATTCTGATCTGAACGTGCATGAGTTTAGTTTGTGTCGGTGGGTCTGACCCTAACCTGCTTCACCACAGCCAACTTCAGATGGTACAGAGTGAGGTGTTTAATACAGGTTGCACACATTCGGACTGTTAACCAGAAATATTTTGCTGAGACACTATTTTATTTCCTTgtaggttgtttttttcttctgcttcctgCTGAGGAGCAGCACTGAAGCAGACCGTGAAGTACAGCTCATGTATTTATTGCCAGGCCTGTGGGTCATGGGACTGCAGTCTTTCTGAAGCGTGAGCTGCTGTAAAAAGTCATTAGACTCTGTGTCTGGTTTGGAAAATCAATCAAGATGCAGACACAGAGCAGAGTTTATATTATGAGGGTCCAGTATGTTTACTCTTTGTGATCATGTGTTTTACTGCAGCCTGTCACAGAAATTAAGAGGTGAAAGGCTTGGACATGTCGCAACAGAGACAAACGGTGTGATCAATTCATCTGACTTTGGGTTGTGAGAGGACGCCAGGAAAGAACCCATACATAAGTGGGAAGATCAAGCAATCTCCAAAAGCTCTTGTTTGAACCCCTCTTAAGGCGAATTTGGTCACGCGGCGTCTGCGTAACCACCGTAGGCTCAGcgtagctctgcagaggctcgacgtgcacctcttccagacctgacgtgcacccctgctacgcagacgcaGACAGTTACGCTgcagtactcccttgtgattggtcagtttgggatcatgtgttgccagatatctggatcttctcaatAAATTTGTGgtgcaaaaaatacaaaactgagGGGCCGTCCCCACAGAGCCGAATTGTAGTAAAACCACATAAGAACTTTAGGGATTAGcctcatgtctgaaaccaggtaccaaggtggataggtttgaaaccTCTACCGTCTGCGTAGCTGCAGAACTGAAgaatatgacgtcaatgtgacgaacaCGCACCGATTCCCAACCCACGCCTTCAAATGTTCTTTTTGCCTCACAATGAATCTTCAGccatcttcttcttttcttccaaGCAAATTTCCTGCAACACCCAGCAATCCTTTATCTGTGCACGCACCacgtcttgttctagctttggagtgttactctagcgccccccacagccttttagtatgtactacagcagctCTGTGGGGACGGTGAAGTCTTTCTCTTGAAccgtgccatgtggacatagcctaatAAAACCTTTAACCACTAGTTATTGTATTTAGTTTCCCAAGTGTCCTTTTCTTCACAGTACTTGTAGCAagtaaacaacagaataaactgaaattttatgaaactaaattaatttaaaagcagttaaaatgattaactttctaaatgtttttgtctacatTAAAGAACAATAGTATCTGACTGTGAGCAAGGGCATAATCAGCCAGTAGCAGTTCGTTTTCAGGCTGGTTATGGAGCAGAAGGTCTTCTGCAGCTCGAGGTTGAGCCTCTTGTGAACCCTTCTGGACGGGGGCGGGGCCTGCAGTAGCGTCCGCGAGTCATTGAGAAGCGTAAACAATGAATGTTTTCACGTCGGTTCCAAAGTCTCCGATAAcgccagaaaaagtcgctaaatttgtcacttttttaaaaaaaaaagtgccactACAGAGTTCTAAAAATTTGCTAATTATAGTGACAAGTTGGCAACAGCGTAAACAATGGGTCCTTCAGGGAGAAGCTGCCCGCTGCAATGCCTGTTTAAAATGAGTAGAGATGGCTGTTTTTTCCATGAACCAGCAAACGACAAAGTGGTTGATAGCCATGGtaattaatatctaactagATACTAAATTTTAGAATCGATTAGTATCTGACAATCAATTTCTTAGATAG
This DNA window, taken from Melanotaenia boesemani isolate fMelBoe1 chromosome 24, fMelBoe1.pri, whole genome shotgun sequence, encodes the following:
- the LOC121635176 gene encoding chloride intracellular channel protein 6-like; the protein is MAQPSSCQNPDPNGAVVHSPLAVCSDLDTQGAREGKEGVEEDEEVELAEEVGEDDLMMVEDEQEQSEAKHRGTSDNKMGTIKKVSTISNGETRQGGGVEEGDEEQQEAEESEDVLATTSDVNKVLQETLGIHEGQLEERRGEGDKEIVSNKVMEEKMDEDTSDKELHQDLGASGPPAEELLFPNEEAGDDEGRTPNNISVDTTRNKQANIELNPSQTPDASPDREPADTQEPTTMTSDHQDDPESLDSVIQESVDDSIMWQNCTEGEDDDDVLNGFSEASQPELENLVTSEDNSEEGAEERKQEEAQIHQVETSTVMDGGEMTAGEEIRESEAEQREQDDLEWEEENLDSDVPPEAVVVHEKEVPADKQKEETSELKESHEEEDLRHTSAEVPPQGCQSTTDQGRDTQEHPLQFFRHLVTDWRNIITQQPVEEMDGRGGEDEDMDGEVELAEDPVTVLDDEIEEIEEMPGIQPAEQIPAAISTPAGDAKDDSEVQKGQKLQEETPDVGTAEEGKEEKQTGKEKMAKEVKQNNKEAELDINGKVKGLKQAMENGILCQQPQTLEKEGWSKTKVLSPRRKDNDWIKKEEPEEETATEVKDWRKELRPVKKDIWETERGKKERIKPDATPEERCSPKKDWIKELKSVMKDESLPKKKDERVKKKRVVLLEDGHSYLPQREEVIPERMEEVRLISHRRMESSSPQDQDYEISLYVKAGSDGESIGKCPFSQRLFMILWLKGVIFNVTTVDLKRKPADLQDLAPGTNPPFMTFNGEVKVDVNKIEEFLEEKLGPPGYPRLAPKHPEANTAGIDVFSKFSAYIKNPRKDINDALEKALLKSLRRLDDFLRTPLSEEIDADASGDVPESSRSFLDGSELTLADCNLLPKLHILKVVAKKYRGFEIPAEMTGVWRYLNSAYQRTEFTSTCPAEREIEFAYLDVAKRIK